The proteins below come from a single Nostoc sp. KVJ3 genomic window:
- a CDS encoding homoserine dehydrogenase, giving the protein MGVKLGILGLGTVGTGTVQLLQDKVGRHPLLQEIEIYRVGVRSLDKPRAVELSTEVLTTDLESIVNDPAVDIVVEVMGGLEPARSLILKALSNGKHVVTANKAAIARFGAEIFTTANQTGVYVMLEAAVGGGIPVIQPLKQSLSVNRIHTVTGIVNGTTNYILTRMQTEGSNFSDVLADAQRLGYAEADPTADVDGLDAGDKIAILASLGFGGRINLQDVYTEGIRQVSKTDIAYAEKLGFVIKLLAIAKRDTPSSQLSVRVHPTLVPKAHPLASINGVYNAILVEGEPIGQVMFFGPGAGAGATASAVTSDILNLVAVLKTNTAVANPLLACGHQEYCQIAPMAELITRFYARFLTNDQPGVIGKLGTCFGNYGVSLESIVQTGFQGELAEIVVVTHDVREGNFRQALAEIRDLSAIESIPSLLRVL; this is encoded by the coding sequence GTGGGTGTGAAACTAGGGATACTGGGATTAGGCACCGTGGGAACGGGAACAGTACAGTTGTTGCAAGATAAGGTTGGTCGTCACCCTTTGTTGCAAGAGATCGAAATCTATCGGGTGGGAGTCCGATCGCTCGACAAACCCCGTGCAGTAGAATTATCTACGGAAGTCTTAACTACAGATTTAGAATCTATTGTCAACGATCCGGCAGTAGATATAGTTGTCGAGGTGATGGGCGGATTAGAACCGGCGCGATCGCTAATTCTCAAAGCTTTGAGTAATGGTAAGCACGTAGTCACTGCTAATAAAGCCGCGATCGCCCGCTTTGGAGCAGAAATTTTCACAACCGCCAATCAAACCGGCGTATATGTGATGTTAGAAGCTGCTGTGGGTGGTGGGATTCCAGTGATTCAACCCCTGAAGCAGTCTTTAAGTGTTAACCGGATTCACACTGTCACAGGCATCGTCAACGGTACAACTAATTACATCCTGACGCGGATGCAAACAGAAGGCAGTAACTTCAGCGATGTCTTAGCTGATGCCCAGCGCTTGGGTTATGCTGAGGCTGACCCGACAGCTGATGTTGATGGCTTAGACGCAGGTGATAAAATTGCCATTCTCGCATCATTAGGTTTTGGCGGACGCATCAACTTACAAGATGTTTATACCGAAGGAATTCGGCAAGTTAGCAAGACAGATATTGCCTACGCCGAAAAATTGGGATTTGTGATTAAATTATTAGCGATCGCTAAACGTGATACTCCCTCATCGCAACTTTCCGTTAGAGTTCATCCGACTTTAGTACCCAAAGCTCACCCTTTGGCTAGCATCAACGGCGTTTACAACGCCATTCTTGTGGAAGGAGAACCCATCGGCCAAGTAATGTTTTTCGGCCCCGGTGCTGGTGCTGGTGCAACCGCCAGTGCTGTAACATCAGATATTTTAAATTTAGTTGCTGTCCTCAAAACCAATACAGCAGTTGCAAATCCATTATTAGCTTGTGGACATCAGGAATACTGCCAAATTGCGCCAATGGCAGAACTGATAACTCGTTTTTACGCGCGTTTCCTCACGAATGACCAACCGGGAGTGATCGGTAAATTGGGAACTTGCTTTGGTAACTATGGCGTTAGCTTAGAGTCAATTGTCCAAACTGGCTTTCAAGGGGAACTAGCAGAGATTGTGGTTGTTACCCATGATGTTCGAGAAGGGAATTTTAGACAAGCTTTGGCAGAAATTCGAGATTTGTCAGCGATTGAAAGCATTCCTAGCTTACTGCGGGTACTTTGA
- a CDS encoding shikimate dehydrogenase: protein MTKESLITGKTKLLGVIGHPVEHSLSPVMHNAAIAQLKLDYVYLPFPIAPENLEIAIAGFAAIGVVGFSVTIPHKQAIMPLLSKITPLAQTIGAVNTVSRQNNQWVGTNTDIEGFIAPLQTTYKQDWSQKVAVILGNGGAARAVVAGCHQLGFAKIHVVGRNVQRLQEFHHSWSNSPIAENLQVYQWEELAKLIPQANLLVNTTPIGMYPKVEESPLSGQEMAKLPTGAIAYDLIYIPKPTQFLEQAEKQGAIAIDGLEMLVQQGVAALKIWLQQENIPVEVMRQALQNHLGLS from the coding sequence ATGACTAAAGAAAGCTTAATTACAGGTAAAACTAAACTGCTAGGGGTAATTGGACATCCGGTAGAGCATTCGCTATCGCCAGTGATGCATAATGCTGCGATCGCACAATTAAAATTAGATTATGTTTATCTTCCCTTTCCCATAGCACCAGAGAATTTAGAAATAGCGATCGCAGGTTTTGCCGCGATTGGGGTTGTTGGTTTTAGTGTGACAATCCCTCACAAACAGGCAATCATGCCCCTACTCTCAAAAATTACCCCCCTTGCCCAAACCATCGGCGCAGTGAATACAGTTAGCCGCCAAAATAATCAATGGGTAGGGACAAACACCGATATCGAAGGATTTATTGCTCCTTTGCAGACAACCTATAAGCAAGATTGGAGTCAGAAGGTAGCGGTAATTTTAGGCAATGGTGGCGCAGCCAGGGCAGTTGTAGCAGGTTGTCACCAGCTAGGTTTTGCGAAAATTCACGTTGTTGGGCGGAATGTGCAGAGATTACAAGAATTTCACCATAGTTGGAGTAATTCACCCATAGCTGAGAATTTACAAGTTTATCAATGGGAGGAACTAGCAAAGTTAATTCCCCAAGCTAATTTGCTGGTAAACACAACCCCCATCGGTATGTATCCCAAGGTTGAGGAGTCGCCTCTGAGTGGGCAAGAAATGGCTAAATTACCAACGGGTGCGATCGCTTACGATTTAATATATATTCCTAAACCAACGCAATTTCTAGAGCAAGCTGAAAAACAAGGGGCAATTGCGATCGATGGTTTAGAAATGCTTGTACAACAAGGGGTAGCAGCATTAAAAATTTGGTTACAGCAGGAAAATATACCTGTAGAAGTGATGCGCCAAGCTTTGCAAAATCATTTGGGTTTAAGTTGA
- a CDS encoding alpha/beta hydrolase, translating to MFLKPKILFSWFVFLLSFTSLFLSSWIVLPAPNMFLLTLAVGAPEVSPWLLLFNSLSFLLSFFCIRRHQSQRLACIFSLIGLLICVWVLVNIPISQMQMDKAMKQGLGTNYLEEIPVSARARMQTHPFDLVNSFRGIPLGKTRHQKDIIFASPAGVPLKMEVYQPPEVGKYPAVIVIYGGAWQYGNPHANSEFNQYIAHQGYTVFAIDYRHAPKYKFPTQLDDVRTALNFIRKHAAAYEADPERMVLIGRSAGAHLAMLAAYQPDAPPIRGVVDYYGPVNLSEGYKTPPNPDPINTRAVLKAFMGGSLEEFPNQYEIASPINYLTHPLPPTLLIYGSRDHLVEARFGRQMYERLKNSGNTAVFLQIPWAEHAFDAVFNGVSNQLALYHTERFLAWALLKQ from the coding sequence ATGTTTCTCAAACCCAAAATACTTTTCTCATGGTTTGTATTCTTACTAAGTTTTACAAGTTTATTTCTCAGTTCTTGGATTGTTCTTCCCGCTCCAAATATGTTTTTACTCACTCTAGCAGTGGGAGCGCCAGAAGTTAGCCCTTGGTTATTGTTATTCAATTCACTCTCTTTTCTGTTATCTTTTTTCTGCATTCGTCGCCATCAATCACAACGCCTAGCTTGCATTTTCAGTTTAATCGGATTGCTAATTTGTGTATGGGTGCTAGTGAATATCCCCATAAGTCAAATGCAGATGGATAAAGCGATGAAACAAGGTTTGGGCACAAATTATCTAGAGGAAATTCCAGTCTCAGCAAGGGCTAGAATGCAAACCCATCCCTTTGATTTAGTTAATTCTTTTCGGGGTATTCCATTAGGTAAAACCCGTCATCAAAAAGATATTATCTTTGCTTCTCCTGCGGGAGTGCCTTTAAAAATGGAAGTTTATCAACCCCCAGAGGTAGGGAAATATCCAGCAGTGATAGTAATTTATGGTGGAGCTTGGCAATATGGCAATCCTCATGCTAATTCTGAGTTTAATCAATATATCGCTCATCAGGGATATACGGTATTTGCTATCGACTATCGACACGCACCTAAATATAAATTTCCAACTCAGTTAGATGATGTGCGTACAGCCTTGAATTTTATTCGCAAACATGCAGCAGCTTATGAAGCCGATCCAGAACGTATGGTACTTATAGGACGTTCTGCGGGAGCGCACCTAGCAATGTTAGCGGCTTATCAACCAGATGCACCACCGATTCGGGGAGTAGTAGATTATTACGGGCCTGTTAACTTGAGTGAAGGATATAAAACACCACCAAACCCCGATCCTATCAACACTCGTGCTGTTTTAAAAGCATTTATGGGTGGTTCATTAGAAGAATTCCCTAATCAATATGAAATTGCCTCACCGATAAATTACCTAACGCATCCTTTACCACCAACTTTATTAATTTACGGCAGTCGCGATCATTTGGTGGAAGCACGATTTGGCAGACAGATGTACGAACGTTTAAAAAACTCTGGTAATACTGCGGTTTTTTTACAAATTCCTTGGGCAGAACACGCTTTTGATGCCGTTTTCAATGGTGTGAGCAATCAATTAGCCTTGTATCATACCGAGAGGTTTTTGGCTTGGGCGTTGTTGAAGCAATAA
- a CDS encoding SDR family NAD(P)-dependent oxidoreductase — protein sequence MPTALITGASSGIGKAFAQELAARKTNLVLVARSEEKLNQLAKQLQREHKIQVDVIIKDLTEPNASAAVFDIIKAKELTIDLLINNAGFGYYGDFAEGDGERQIKIVQLNILALVDLTHKFLPLMRQRRSGSIINVSSITAFQPIPYLSVYAASKAFILSFSEALWAENRQYGVRILVTCPGPIETNFFAEANFPLALASSTNKVYSSEKVVWESLEALEKGYPTVISSDTNTQIRSKLSRLVPRKLLLNMLAKHFRA from the coding sequence ATGCCAACTGCTTTAATTACTGGTGCTTCTAGTGGTATTGGTAAAGCTTTTGCTCAGGAACTAGCTGCACGAAAGACAAATCTTGTACTCGTTGCTCGTTCGGAAGAGAAACTAAACCAATTAGCGAAACAACTACAAAGAGAACACAAAATTCAAGTAGATGTTATTATCAAAGACCTCACAGAACCTAATGCATCTGCTGCTGTCTTTGATATCATTAAAGCAAAGGAATTAACCATTGACTTATTAATCAATAATGCTGGTTTTGGTTACTATGGTGACTTTGCAGAAGGGGACGGAGAAAGACAAATTAAAATCGTCCAATTAAACATTTTGGCATTGGTAGATTTAACCCATAAATTTCTACCTTTAATGCGGCAACGTCGTTCTGGAAGCATTATTAACGTATCTTCTATTACCGCATTTCAACCGATACCATACCTTTCTGTTTATGCTGCCAGTAAAGCTTTTATTCTTAGTTTTAGTGAAGCACTGTGGGCAGAAAATCGTCAATATGGTGTCCGTATTTTAGTTACTTGTCCGGGGCCAATAGAAACGAACTTTTTTGCAGAAGCTAATTTTCCTCTAGCGCTGGCAAGCAGCACAAATAAAGTGTATTCTTCCGAAAAAGTGGTTTGGGAATCTTTAGAGGCTTTGGAAAAAGGCTATCCAACCGTTATTAGTTCTGATACTAACACTCAAATTAGAAGCAAATTATCTCGGCTCGTACCGCGCAAACTTCTGCTGAATATGTTAGCAAAACATTTTAGAGCCTAA
- the metK gene encoding methionine adenosyltransferase, whose protein sequence is MSRRYLFTSESVTEGHPDKICDQISDTILDALLTQDPSSRVAAEVVVNTGLVLITGEITTKANVNFVNLARKKIAEIGYTNADNGFSANSTSVLLALDEQSPDIAQGVNTAQETREQDSDEQFDKIGAGDQGIMFGFASNETPELMPLPISLAHRIARRLAAVRKTGELSYLRPDGKTQVTVVYEDGRPVGIDTILISTQHTASIGEITDEAAVQAKIKQDLWAAVVEPVFGDIDIKPNQETRFLVNPTGKFVVGGPQGDSGLTGRKIIVDTYGGYSRHGGGAFSGKDPTKVDRSAAYAARYVAKNIVAAGLAEKVEIQLSYAIGVARPTSILVDTFGTGKVDEETLLELINKHFELRPAGIIHTFNLRNLPSERGGRFYQDVAAYGHFGRADLDLPWEQTDKAELLKQAASGSLSAVVAQA, encoded by the coding sequence TTGTCTCGTCGATATTTATTTACCTCCGAGTCAGTCACCGAAGGTCATCCAGATAAAATCTGCGATCAGATTTCTGATACCATTCTAGATGCCCTACTGACACAAGACCCCAGCAGCCGTGTTGCAGCTGAAGTAGTAGTTAATACTGGTTTGGTGCTAATCACTGGTGAAATAACCACCAAAGCCAATGTCAATTTCGTCAATCTTGCCCGCAAAAAAATTGCTGAAATTGGCTATACCAATGCTGATAATGGCTTTTCTGCCAACAGCACCAGCGTTCTGCTCGCTTTAGACGAACAATCACCCGATATTGCCCAAGGCGTTAACACTGCCCAAGAAACCCGTGAGCAAGATAGTGACGAACAATTTGACAAAATTGGTGCGGGCGATCAAGGTATAATGTTTGGCTTTGCCAGCAACGAAACACCAGAACTGATGCCCTTACCCATCAGTCTGGCTCACCGCATTGCTCGCCGATTGGCAGCAGTCCGTAAAACAGGCGAATTGTCATACTTGCGTCCTGACGGCAAAACCCAAGTAACTGTGGTTTACGAAGATGGGCGGCCCGTAGGGATTGATACCATCTTGATTTCCACCCAGCATACAGCCAGTATTGGGGAAATCACGGATGAGGCGGCGGTACAAGCCAAAATTAAACAAGACCTCTGGGCAGCAGTGGTTGAACCTGTTTTTGGTGACATTGACATTAAGCCTAATCAGGAAACACGTTTTTTAGTCAACCCCACTGGTAAATTTGTGGTTGGTGGCCCTCAAGGAGATTCTGGTCTGACAGGACGGAAAATCATCGTTGATACTTATGGTGGTTATTCCCGACATGGTGGCGGTGCTTTTTCTGGCAAAGACCCCACAAAGGTAGACCGTTCTGCGGCTTATGCGGCTCGCTATGTGGCGAAAAACATTGTCGCCGCTGGGTTAGCAGAAAAAGTTGAAATCCAACTATCCTATGCTATTGGTGTAGCGCGACCAACAAGCATTCTAGTGGATACCTTTGGTACTGGCAAGGTGGACGAAGAAACCTTACTAGAATTAATCAACAAGCACTTTGAACTGCGTCCAGCAGGGATTATCCATACCTTCAATTTACGCAACTTACCAAGTGAACGAGGCGGACGTTTTTATCAGGACGTCGCGGCTTACGGTCATTTTGGGCGGGCTGATTTAGACTTGCCTTGGGAACAGACCGATAAAGCCGAATTGTTGAAGCAAGCAGCAAGCGGGTCACTTTCGGCAGTGGTTGCTCAGGCGTAA
- a CDS encoding phosphoribulokinase gives MTSKPERVVLIGVAGDSGCGKSTFLRRLIDLFGEDLMTVICLDDYHSLDRKQRKETGITALDPRANNFDLMYEQIKALKSGQGIDKPIYNHETGLIDPPERVEPNHIIVVEGLHPLYDERVRSLIDFSVYFDISDEVKIAWKIQRDMAERGHRYEDVLAQINSRKPDFEKFIEPQREFADVVLQVLPTNLIKNDTERRVLRVRMLQREGKEGFEPTYLFDEGSTINWTPCGRKLTCSYPGMQLYYGSDVYYGRYVSVLEVDGQFDNLEEVIYIETHLSNTSTKYQGELTHLLLQHREYPGSNNGTGFFQVLTGLKMRAAYERLTATEAKLAVQV, from the coding sequence ATGACAAGTAAGCCGGAACGCGTGGTACTGATTGGAGTAGCCGGAGACTCTGGATGCGGAAAATCTACGTTTTTGCGTCGTTTAATAGATTTGTTTGGTGAAGATTTAATGACAGTCATCTGCTTGGATGATTATCACTCATTGGATCGCAAACAGCGCAAAGAAACTGGGATAACAGCACTAGACCCTAGAGCAAATAATTTTGACCTGATGTATGAGCAAATTAAAGCGCTCAAAAGTGGTCAAGGGATTGATAAGCCGATTTATAACCACGAAACTGGCTTGATCGATCCGCCGGAGCGAGTGGAGCCGAATCATATTATAGTTGTTGAAGGGCTGCATCCTTTATATGATGAGCGGGTGCGATCGCTAATTGACTTCAGTGTTTATTTTGATATTAGCGATGAAGTCAAAATTGCCTGGAAAATCCAGCGAGATATGGCTGAACGCGGTCATCGCTACGAAGATGTTTTAGCGCAAATCAATTCCCGCAAACCTGATTTTGAAAAGTTTATCGAACCACAAAGAGAATTTGCCGATGTAGTTCTTCAAGTATTACCCACAAACTTGATCAAGAACGACACCGAACGCAGAGTCCTGCGGGTACGGATGCTGCAAAGGGAAGGTAAGGAAGGCTTCGAGCCAACCTACCTATTTGATGAAGGGTCAACAATTAATTGGACTCCCTGTGGACGCAAACTGACCTGTTCATATCCTGGTATGCAATTATACTATGGTTCGGATGTTTACTACGGTCGCTATGTTTCAGTACTAGAGGTGGATGGTCAATTTGACAACTTGGAAGAAGTAATTTATATCGAAACCCATCTCAGCAATACATCCACCAAATATCAGGGTGAATTGACTCATTTGTTACTCCAGCACCGCGAGTATCCAGGTTCTAATAATGGTACTGGTTTCTTCCAAGTGCTTACAGGTTTGAAGATGCGTGCTGCTTATGAACGCTTAACAGCTACAGAAGCAAAGTTAGCGGTTCAGGTTTAA
- a CDS encoding CPBP family intramembrane glutamic endopeptidase, translating into MQNAPALVIVMAFFIFWIVCWFPVAVVSAILLNWQPPKPLQPEQKMPLLVSLYLLAPLILWGVSWFTNKSFSDYGFVGNLSTLGSLGLGFSLGVVSLAIVFSGQFGLGWCSFEKTNFKLLLPILIPIFLIALLVGGIEELVFRGFLFTELAQDYPIWIAAAISSLIFALLHLVWEQRETVPQLPGLWLMGMVLVLARFADRNNLGLAWGLHAGWIWAIATLDTAELITYTGEVSDWFTGKNKKPLAGLAGIICVLGTGIIIWLFSKSS; encoded by the coding sequence ATGCAAAATGCACCAGCACTAGTTATAGTGATGGCATTTTTTATTTTCTGGATAGTTTGCTGGTTCCCAGTAGCAGTAGTATCAGCAATATTGCTCAATTGGCAACCGCCTAAACCTTTGCAGCCAGAACAAAAGATGCCGTTATTGGTGTCACTTTACCTATTAGCTCCCCTGATTCTGTGGGGAGTTAGTTGGTTTACCAATAAATCTTTTTCGGATTACGGCTTTGTTGGAAATCTTTCAACTCTTGGTTCTTTAGGACTAGGTTTCAGTTTGGGAGTGGTAAGCCTAGCTATTGTATTTAGTGGGCAATTCGGCTTAGGTTGGTGTTCTTTTGAAAAGACGAATTTCAAGTTACTACTACCCATCTTGATACCGATTTTCTTGATAGCGTTGTTAGTCGGTGGGATAGAGGAGTTAGTTTTTCGGGGTTTCCTATTTACTGAATTAGCACAGGATTATCCCATTTGGATAGCAGCAGCAATTTCTAGTTTGATTTTTGCTTTACTACATCTAGTTTGGGAGCAACGCGAAACCGTCCCCCAACTGCCTGGATTGTGGTTGATGGGAATGGTGCTGGTGTTGGCACGCTTTGCCGATCGCAACAATTTGGGTTTAGCTTGGGGACTACACGCGGGATGGATATGGGCGATCGCCACCTTAGATACAGCAGAATTAATTACTTACACAGGTGAAGTCTCTGACTGGTTCACAGGTAAGAATAAAAAACCTCTAGCTGGTTTGGCGGGAATTATTTGTGTACTAGGAACTGGAATAATTATCTGGCTTTTCTCTAAGTCTTCTTAA
- a CDS encoding alpha/beta fold hydrolase: MQVTTALSTNPIPGKYWQWRGHNVYYVRAPEKQSQRPPLLLVHGFGASTDHWRKNITGLSQDFEVFAIDLLGFGRSAKPKLQYSGDLWRDQLHDFINEVIGQKAVLAGNSLGGYAALCVAAQCPDSTAGLVLLNSAGPFSESQPTSEPEALQTQIQPPKQASSLQKLLGDSVKWIFQQPLAQSLLFQYVRQRWVIRQTLEKVYLDKSAITDQLVEEIYRPAYDSGALDVFVSVFSTPQGEKVDVLLKQLTCPLLMLWGEADPWMNARERSQKFRQYYPELTEHFLRAGHCPHDEVPDRINQLLGDWVLSITK; the protein is encoded by the coding sequence ATGCAGGTAACTACAGCCCTCTCTACAAATCCAATTCCGGGTAAATATTGGCAGTGGCGCGGGCACAACGTTTACTATGTGCGTGCGCCAGAGAAGCAATCGCAACGTCCGCCCTTGCTTTTGGTACATGGATTTGGTGCTTCCACAGACCATTGGCGCAAGAATATCACAGGATTGAGTCAAGATTTTGAAGTATTTGCGATCGACCTTTTGGGATTTGGGCGATCGGCAAAACCAAAATTGCAATACAGTGGTGACTTATGGCGCGACCAACTCCATGATTTTATTAATGAAGTAATTGGTCAAAAAGCAGTATTAGCAGGTAACTCCCTTGGTGGCTACGCTGCTTTGTGTGTTGCTGCCCAGTGTCCCGACAGTACGGCTGGTTTAGTCTTACTCAATAGTGCTGGCCCTTTTAGCGAAAGCCAGCCTACATCTGAGCCTGAAGCTTTACAAACTCAAATTCAGCCACCTAAGCAAGCCTCTTCTTTACAGAAACTACTAGGTGACTCAGTTAAGTGGATTTTTCAACAACCTTTAGCTCAATCTCTGTTATTTCAATACGTGCGTCAACGTTGGGTAATTCGTCAAACCCTAGAAAAAGTTTATCTTGACAAAAGTGCAATTACAGACCAATTAGTAGAAGAAATTTATCGCCCTGCTTACGATTCGGGTGCATTGGATGTGTTTGTTTCAGTCTTTAGCACTCCTCAAGGGGAAAAAGTTGATGTGCTACTAAAGCAATTAACTTGTCCTTTGTTAATGTTATGGGGAGAAGCTGACCCTTGGATGAATGCTAGAGAACGTTCCCAAAAATTTCGTCAATATTATCCTGAACTCACAGAACATTTCTTAAGAGCCGGTCATTGTCCCCATGATGAAGTACCCGATAGAATAAACCAACTTTTAGGCGATTGGGTTTTGTCTATTACTAAGTAA
- the petH gene encoding ferredoxin--NADP reductase, translating to MYNQGAVEGAANIELGSRVFVYEVVGLRQSEESDQTNYPIRKSGSVFIRVPYNRMNQEMRRITRLGGTIVSIQPVTALEPVNGKASLGNATSEVSELATSEETANTEGNGKATPVNAHSETKGFAKPPAEEQLKNKDKKGNTMTQAKAKKDHGDVPVNTYRPNAPFIGKVISNEPLVKDGGIGIVQHLKFDLSGSDLKYIEGQSIGIIPPGVDKNGKPEKLRLYSIASTRHGDDVDDKTVSLCVRQLEYKHPETSETVYGVCSTHLCFLKPGEDVKITGPVGKEMLLPQDPEANVIMMATGTGIAPMRAYLWRQFKDAEKAANPEYQFKGFSWLIFGVPTTPNLLYKEELEEIQQKYPDNFRLTAAISREQKNPQGGRMYIQDRVAEHADELWQLIKNEKTHTYICGLRGMEEGIDAALTAAAAKEGVTWSDYQKQLKKGGRWHVETY from the coding sequence ATGTACAATCAAGGTGCTGTTGAGGGTGCTGCCAACATAGAATTAGGTAGCCGCGTCTTCGTTTATGAAGTAGTGGGTTTGCGTCAGAGCGAAGAATCCGATCAAACTAACTACCCAATTCGGAAAAGTGGCAGTGTGTTCATCAGAGTGCCTTACAACCGCATGAATCAAGAAATGCGACGTATCACTCGTCTAGGCGGCACAATTGTTAGCATCCAGCCTGTAACGGCTCTAGAGCCAGTTAATGGTAAAGCCTCACTTGGGAATGCTACAAGCGAAGTCAGCGAGTTAGCTACATCTGAGGAAACTGCTAACACTGAAGGGAATGGTAAAGCCACACCTGTAAATGCTCATAGTGAAACCAAAGGTTTTGCTAAACCACCAGCTGAAGAACAGCTCAAGAACAAGGACAAGAAAGGCAACACCATGACTCAAGCGAAAGCCAAAAAAGACCACGGTGACGTTCCTGTTAACACTTACCGTCCCAATGCTCCGTTTATTGGCAAGGTAATATCTAATGAACCGCTAGTCAAAGACGGTGGTATTGGTATTGTTCAACACCTTAAATTTGACCTTTCTGGCAGTGATTTGAAGTATATAGAAGGTCAAAGTATTGGGATTATTCCACCAGGAGTAGATAAGAACGGTAAACCAGAAAAACTCAGACTATATTCAATCGCCTCAACTCGTCATGGCGATGATGTAGATGATAAGACTGTATCACTGTGCGTCCGCCAGTTGGAATACAAGCACCCAGAAACTAGCGAAACAGTCTACGGTGTTTGCTCTACACACCTGTGTTTCCTCAAGCCAGGGGAAGATGTGAAAATTACCGGGCCAGTGGGTAAGGAAATGTTGTTACCCCAAGATCCTGAAGCTAATGTGATCATGATGGCAACCGGAACAGGTATTGCGCCAATGCGGGCTTACTTGTGGCGGCAGTTTAAAGATGCTGAAAAAGCCGCTAACCCAGAATACCAATTTAAAGGATTCTCTTGGCTAATATTTGGCGTACCAACAACTCCAAACCTGTTATATAAGGAAGAACTGGAAGAAATTCAACAAAAATATCCTGATAACTTCCGCCTCACTGCTGCTATTAGCCGCGAACAGAAAAATCCCCAAGGCGGTAGAATGTATATCCAAGACCGCGTAGCGGAACATGCTGATGAATTGTGGCAGTTGATTAAAAATGAAAAAACCCACACTTACATTTGCGGTTTGCGCGGTATGGAAGAAGGTATCGATGCAGCCTTAACTGCTGCTGCCGCCAAGGAAGGCGTAACCTGGAGTGATTACCAGAAGCAACTCAAAAAAGGCGGTCGTTGGCACGTAGAAACTTACTAA
- a CDS encoding Uma2 family endonuclease, translating to MTATNPATNIALPDHTQLPESDGTFVKNFQEHPQSILITESIKPVLQKRHPDGQYCIGQDSGIYWRITDPPERGAEAPDWFYVPNVPPTLNGQMRRSYVLWQEHIAPLIVLEFVSGDGSEERDKTPWKGKFWIYEQVIHPAFYGIYEVNKASVEMYHIIESQYQVLPANERGHYPIAPLGVELGIWQGVYQNAELPWLRWWDLQGNLLLSGEERAEQESQRAELESQRAELERQRADRLTAQLRSLGIEPEA from the coding sequence ATGACTGCAACTAATCCAGCTACTAATATTGCTCTTCCAGACCACACTCAACTTCCAGAGTCTGATGGCACCTTCGTGAAAAATTTTCAGGAACATCCTCAAAGCATTCTAATAACAGAATCCATTAAACCAGTATTGCAAAAACGTCATCCTGATGGGCAATATTGCATCGGTCAAGATAGTGGGATCTATTGGCGGATTACTGACCCACCAGAACGAGGTGCAGAAGCTCCTGATTGGTTCTATGTCCCCAATGTACCGCCTACACTGAATGGGCAAATGCGCCGCTCTTATGTGCTTTGGCAAGAACACATTGCTCCATTAATTGTATTGGAATTTGTCTCTGGGGATGGTAGCGAGGAGCGAGATAAAACCCCTTGGAAGGGGAAATTTTGGATTTATGAGCAGGTAATTCATCCGGCTTTTTATGGTATTTATGAAGTGAATAAAGCCAGTGTGGAAATGTACCACATTATTGAAAGCCAATATCAAGTTTTACCAGCAAATGAACGGGGACATTATCCGATTGCCCCTTTGGGAGTTGAGTTAGGTATTTGGCAAGGAGTTTATCAGAATGCAGAATTACCTTGGTTGCGCTGGTGGGATTTGCAAGGTAATTTGTTGTTGAGTGGTGAGGAAAGAGCCGAACAGGAAAGCCAAAGAGCAGAATTAGAAAGCCAAAGAGCAGAATTAGAACGTCAAAGAGCCGATCGCTTAACTGCCCAATTGCGATCGCTCGGCATTGAACCAGAAGCCTAA